A segment of the Sulfurovum indicum genome:
TCGACAATATGCTTTTGCCCTATTACCGCATCATTCATGCGTTCCCGCAAAAGCTGTATACCTTCTCTTGCTGTCATACTACTCCTTCTAAAAGTAAAGATATTGTAACATAAATCACAATACACTACTGCAATAAATCGCTTCTCTTTACAGGCTTCTGCTCTTCATTCCCACTCGTTCCATATCTCCCGATATGGAACGCATATCAATATCCAAACTACCAAAATCTTTCCACTTCGATCAACCCTGCTATGCCTTTATAATCCCTTGCAGAACTATATCGCCAATGTACCGCTTCGTCGACATATCCCCTTTTGACTGGATTTTGATGAATATACGCTATCTTGGATATCATCATGGCATCTGTCTGTATCAGTTTTGGCTGATATCCCTCTTCCCATACTTGATAATTTGTTGCTTTATGATGTGCTTTTTTATAAAACTGAAATTGCTCTAAAATAGTTTTGGCATTCTCTTTTTTCAATAGCTCCAAAAGTGCTTTTGCTGTATATTGTTTGAACGATTTCATACTTTTTTCGACATCATCACTTTGTATTACATAAGCATAGAGTTTTAAGTGATCTTTTTTTTGTAAAAACCGAAGAGAATCTATGACGATTTGTACACTCTCTTTGCGTGTAAAAAGTGGCAACCAATGAAGCACTGTACATGTCACAAAATGTGGATGCGTCGGTTCATATACTTTGTATCTGCTTCTTCCCATGATTTTATTCTATCGATATTGGGCTTATTGGTTTATTGAATTTGAGGTATGCATTCCATATCGGGAGATATGGAACGAGTAAAACTTGACACACCTGTATCCTTTTGGATACAATTATCCCATGTATGAAGTCAAAATGACAAAGACCTTTTCAAAGTGGTTGAGCAAACTCAAGGATATGAAAGGGCGTATCGCAGTAGCCCGTCGCATAGAGAGAATGAGTCACGGGAACTTTGGTGATGTCAAATCTGTTGGCACATCTATCTCCGAGCTCAGGATCACGACAGGTCCGGGATACAGAGTCTACTTTGCACAAAAAAATGGTCGGATTATCATTTTATTGGTAGGCGGAGACAAGTCTACCCAGACAAAAGATATAGAAAAAGCAGAAGCACTGCTAAAGGAGTACAACGATGAATAAAGAATTGATCCCTTTTGATCTAGTAGAATATTTGGACAATGAAGAAGCAATGGCAGAATATCTTTCCCAAGTACTCGAAGATGGAGATAATGATGAGTTTCTAAGAGCTATAGGGTATCTCGCCAAAGCCAAAGGCATGGCGCAAATTGCCAAAGAGACAGGCATGGGGAGAGAAAGCCTATATAAGGCGTTTCGTCCCAACGCCAAGCCACGCTTTGATACAGTCATGAAAGTACTTCATGCTTTGAAGCTCCAGTTGACAGCAGCACCACAGTTGCATCAATAGCGTATCTCTATCTCACTCGTTACTCGTTCCATATCTCCCGATATGGAACGAGTAAAGTGATCTTTTTTTTGTAAAAACCGAAGAGAATCTATGACGATTTGTACACTCTCTTTGCGTGTAAAAAGTGGCAACCAATGAAGCACTGTACATGTCACAAAATGTGGATGCGTCGGTTCATATACTTTGTATCTGCTTCTTCCCATGATTTTATTCTAGCGATATTGGGCTTATTGGTTTATTGAATTTGAGGTATGCATTCCATATCGGGAGATATGGAACGAGTAAACCAACTATTATAAATATTACGAAATAAAGTATCATTAATTATATGTATTTAATTTTTCATATAAAGTAAATTAATGAAATCATCTAAAACTCTATATCCATTAGCCTCTGATATTTCACCACCAGTGTTTATCATTGAGGCAATATTTGAGTCAATAGTAAGATTAACTGCAACTACAATTCCAAGATTATATATGCCTTGAATATGTTGTGGATTATTATATGTATAGTTTTGAACATCTTTAATAACCATATCAATGTATACATTAGACCAACTTAACTTATCTTTCATATATAGTTTTTGTAGACCTAATGCTTTATTTTCAATATCATTTAAATCTTTATTATAATGATGTCCAAGTTCATATTGATAAGTTAGAATATAAAATAACCCATTCAAAAATACAAAAGTTATAATTTTTTGTTCTCTATCTAGCTGTGTACCGGAATAAAAAAACTTTTTAATGTCTCTATATTGTAGTACATTAGATACTTTATTATGTATAAAATCATATCTATTTCTAGCATTACCATTAAATGCATTAGCTAAATCTCCAAAGAATCCCATTTAGATATCCTTACTAATTGGATTAAGAATATCCAATAATTTCATTGGAGCAAAACTATCTCCATTAGCCCATGCACTAATTGCATTCCCTCCTATAACCATGTATTCCATATAATACTCATTAGTTGTATTATCCATGAGTTCATTAGCTATGTAACGCACTTTATCAGATGGAACGTTTAATTCGTTCATTAAAAATGCTTTTAGTATTGCTATTGTTTCTGAATCACTGATGTTGTTATGTTGAGCAACATAATCTATAACACCAAAAAAATACATATACATTTTCATCTTGTTATCATCTGACTTAATTAAATCTTTAGTAACCATTGCTAAAGATGCATCTTTGAATATTGTTATATATTCAAGAACTTTTTGATCATAACTTACTTTTGCTTTGTTACTAAATAAACTACTAAAAAATCCCATCAATTCTCCTTTTAGAATAGTGTATCTTCATTAAGTGTCAATTTAAATCATATAACAAGAAATAAACAAGGTAATTACTATAGAATATCTACTTAATATTCAAATATAACTTAAATAGCTATAGCTAGTCGAGACCTGCCCAAGTCTTCAAACCAAATTCAAAGTTAGACCTTGATTCTACATAAGGCTACATTTTGTCTGCCTGAGTACGCAGTCAGAGGTTAATATTCAAGTGAACTATGCAGTTTTTCTTGTCCCAAAGCTTCAGCTTGGGATGTATATATGTCTGATGCATCTCCAAAAATCTCATAATGAAATAAAAAGATGATACACTTCTCCTATAGAAAGAAATAGATATACGTATTTCATCCTCAGCTGATGCAAACAGATGCCATAATGACAAAATGCCCCTTGAGGGTATAAATAAGATACAATATATACATGAAAACCCTGTAAAAAGAGGGTATGTCAATGAAGTTTAACATTGGAGATATAGTTCTTTCAGGGACTATGAAGGTGTTCAGCGCTTACTTAAAATAGAGAGGTTCTGGTGATGAAAGAATCAAGTATGCATCCCCAAGCTGGAGCCTGGGGACGAGAAAAGCTAATAATAAGAGAGCATAATGAGAATATTTTTAGTGACATTATTATTTATGACAAGTTTATTTAGTAAAAGTATTGATTACGATAGTGATTGGGTTAAAGACTTACCTAAAAATGAACAAATTTGTGTAGTTATGGATTTATCAAAAAGAGTTAATGAAAATTTAAATACTTTAGATAAACCAAAAACAAGTGAAGACTTTATGTGGAATCTTAAAACAGAGGTGTATTCTAAAGGGTATATATCTAAATTAATAACAAAAGATATTCACTTAAAAAAAATATTTGATATGAACATTGATTTATTGGTTCAATTTATTAGGGGTAATATTGATTCAAAATCGCTTCAGTCAGCAATGGAAAAAAACACTTTGAAACTTATAGAGTATTTAAAGGGTAACTATAAAGTTGAAAACTGTCGAAGGTATCAAAGTTTTTATAAAAATAAAATTGAGGAATCTTTTAAAATTTTAATGGGATATGCAAAGCTTGCAGCCCTAGATAATAATCAAAAACAACGAAATAAAAAGAAGGTTGAAATAAAAAAGCTCTCAGAAGAACAAATGAATCTTATTAAAGTCGTAATAAATACAGAGGGTTTTATTAATGAAGACTTATATAATGAATTCTGGAAAGGTATTAAAACTTACAAACTAAATCAAGAATCAAGGAAACTAATAGAAGAAGAAATGATATTTGTTCAACAAATTCAATTTGAAATTTGGAACTCGGCTTTGGAATCTATAAAACAAAAAAAAGTTTATAAAACTGAAAAACTAAAAAAATTAATCCAAAAAGCATATACTTTATTTTCAAAAAACCCAACATATGATTATAAACAAATACAATCATCAATTGATAAAATAGATATTTTACTGAATTCAGCAGTTGATCAAACGCCATATTATGCAAATGGTAATGTTATCTATATTACACAAGATTTAGTCAATCAGGTATTGTCAGGACTTGATGCATCAATAGAAAGAATTAAAATGTTAATTGAACCAAATTGGAATCCTATTGTAAAAGAAAGATATTTAAATGATTATGCTAATGTACTTTGGCATTTACCGTTAACAAAAAGCTTTGAAATAATAAAAATAGATGGTGTTGATAAAAAATTTATTAGTTATTCCTCAATAATGGATTTTAATAGTGTGGTTAGCATTTCATTTATTGAATCAAAAATATCTAATACAAGAGCTTGTATAAAAGGAATAGCCAATCGTTTAGGAGAAGATACCCCTATTATATTAGATAAATATTTTAATGGTTTTTCAGCATCAGAAGCATCATTTAATATAAATGATACAAATGGCAAGGTATATATAAATGCACAATGTATCGCAACCAAGAATCATCAGTACTCTATACTCTCAATTTCAAATAACAATGTAGATAGTCTAAATTATTATAATGAACTGTTAAAAAAATTAATCATTAAGAAATAAAAAATTCACAATCATTTTTTTGATATTCATTTAGTTAAAGTATCACTATGATTATGTCGAACTAAATTGAGAGGCGGTTAAATATGAGTTTATTAACTCTTAATCAATATTGAATTCTTTTTTTAATTCATTGATTCTTTGAGCTTTCCCAATTGAATCATATCGCATATCAGATTTATCAACAAATACAGCATATATTATATATATAATCAATATAATTCCAAT
Coding sequences within it:
- a CDS encoding transposase, translated to MGRSRYKVYEPTHPHFVTCTVLHWLPLFTRKESVQIVIDSLRFLQKKDHLKLYAYVIQSDDVEKSMKSFKQYTAKALLELLKKENAKTILEQFQFYKKAHHKATNYQVWEEGYQPKLIQTDAMMISKIAYIHQNPVKRGYVDEAVHWRYSSARDYKGIAGLIEVERFW
- a CDS encoding type II toxin-antitoxin system RelE/ParE family toxin, with translation MYEVKMTKTFSKWLSKLKDMKGRIAVARRIERMSHGNFGDVKSVGTSISELRITTGPGYRVYFAQKNGRIIILLVGGDKSTQTKDIEKAEALLKEYNDE
- a CDS encoding addiction module antidote protein; translated protein: MNKELIPFDLVEYLDNEEAMAEYLSQVLEDGDNDEFLRAIGYLAKAKGMAQIAKETGMGRESLYKAFRPNAKPRFDTVMKVLHALKLQLTAAPQLHQ